The Mycolicibacterium parafortuitum nucleotide sequence CCCCGAGCAGCACCGACAACGCGATCCACAGCACCAGCGCACCGACGGCGAGGCTGACCGTCACCGGGAACTTCTCCAGGATCAATCCGGTGACCGGCCGTTGCTCTCGGTACGAATAGCCAAGGCTGGGTGGCCAATTGAGCAGACCGGTCGGCGTGCCCTTGATCTCCGGTCCGCGCACGACGTAGTGCCACAGCTGGACATACCACGGGTCATCGAGCCGAAGACTCCTGGTGATGGCGTCGACCGTCTGCTGGGATGCGTTCTCCGGGGCCAACATCCGGCCCGGGTTTTGGTAGGCGAGCTTGGTGAGGCCGAACGTGATCAGTACGACGGCAAAGACGGTGACCACCATCCGGGCGGCGCGGGCGAGCAGGAACGGGGCCATCGCTCAACCGGCCGAACTGGGATCGAAGCGGCTGCGCAGCCGGGTGCTCAACACGTTGAATCCCAGCACCGTGACGAAAAGTCCGACGGCGGGGGCGATCAGCATCAGCGGCTGCACCTGGTAGAGCGCGGAGTCCTGCGCGTTGGCGATCATCGTGCCCCAGCTGGGGGTCGGCGCCTTGATCCCGACGCCCAGATACGACAGTGATGCCTCGGCGACGATGTTGGTGGGCAGCTGCACCGCCCAGTAGATGATCACGGTCGGGGCGACGTTCGGCAGGATCTCCGTGACGATGACGCGGGCATGCGAACTTCCGGCGCCGATCGCAGCGAGCACGAACGGTTTCGCCTTGATCTCGATGACCGAGTTCCGGACCAGGCGCGCGAAATAGGTCCACGAGAACAGCGCGATGATGCCGATCACCACGACGACCGGATCGACGAGGGTGGTGCCAGCGGTGCCGCGGTTCAGCGTCACCACACTCAGCGCGGTGACCAGGAACGGGAACGCCAGCGCGATGTTCGTCAGCTCGGAGAGCACCGCGTCGACCCGGCCACCGAAGTAGCCGCCGGCCAGTCCCACGACGACGCCGAGCAGCATCGCGATGGTGGTGGCGGGGATGCCGATGCCCAGCGAGATCCGGGCTCCGTACAAGGTGCGGATGAACACGTCGCGCCCGCTGCCGTCGGCCCCGAAGAGGAAGCCGTTGCCGCCGGTGATGGGCAGGCCCGCGTCGTCGAGCGTGTCGTCGGGGAACTGGTCGGTGGGACCATGGCCGACCAGCGCCGCGACCAGTGGAGCGCTGAGCGCGGCAAGAAGGACCAGGCCGACGAGCACTGCGCCGAACACCAGGCCGGGGTCGGCGTACCACGATCGCCACCGGGTGCGTGCGGGACCGGCGGAGAGCTCGCCGCCGCCGGGCGACGGAACCAGCAGCCGGCTCACGACACGCGCGCGTCGAGTCGGGGCACCGCGTCGATGAGTGCCCGGGTGTAGGACGACTGCGGGGCGGCGAACACCTCTGCGGTGTCGCCGATCTCCTCGACGCCGTCGGGGCCGAGCACGATCACGCGGTGGGCCACGGATGACACGACGCCCAGGTCGTGGGTGATGAACAGGAACGCGGTGTCCTCTTCGTCGGCGAGCCGGCGGATCAGGGCCAGGATCTCGCTCTGCGTGGTCACGTCGAGCGACGACAACGCCTCGTCGGCCACGATCAGCCGCGGTGCGAGGACCAGCGCGCGTGCGATCGCCACCCGCTGGCGCTGCCCGCCCGACAGCTCGGCCGGGTGTCGTTCCATCAACGCCCGGGGCAGCCGGGCGGCGTCAGCGGCACGCTCGACCTGCCCGGTGATGTACTCGCGGGGTTCACGTTGGGCGAGCAGGGGAGCCGCCAGTGACTCCGCGACGGTGCGACGCGGATTGAGGCTGGAATACGGATCTTGGAAGACGAGCTGCACCGTCCGTCGGGTCGCGGCGGGCAGCCGTGGAATCCCGTCGGACGCCGACGTCGGAAACGTCGTCCCGGCCAGGGTGATCTCGCCCGCGTCGGCGTACTGAAGCCCGGCGATGATGCGTCCGACGGTGGACTTTCCTGACCCAGATTCGCCTACCAGGCCTACGATTTCGCCGCGATGCAACGTGAAGTCGAGGTTCTCCACCACGGTCCGGCGCCGACGGTGCCGACCGCGCTCCCGGTAGGACTTCCGCAGGCCGCGCACCGTCAGCAACGGGTTGTCCTGCCTGTCCGGGGGCGTGCCGATCGACGGGGCCGCATCGATGCTGTGCACCAGCGACGCGTCCAGCAGTTCCCGGGTGTAGGGCTGCTGCGGGTCACCGTAGATCTGTTCGCGGGCAGCGGATTCGACGACACGGCCGTCCTTGACCACCACGACCGTGTCGGCGATCTCGTGGACGACGCCGAGGTCGTGGCTGACGAAGACGACCGCGGTGCGGTGCTCGGCTTGCAGCCGCGCCAGCAACCTCAGGATCCCGGCTTGCACGCTGACGTCGAGAGCGGTGGTCGGTTCGTCGGCGATGATCAGTGCGGGGTTGTGCGCGATGGCGATGGCGATCATGGCTCGCTGCCGCATACCACCGGAGAACTCGGCAGGGTAGCTGGCATAGGCTTTTTCGGGCCTGGCGATGCCCACCTCGTCGAGCAGGGCGACGGCCCGCGCGCGCCGGGCGCGACGGGTCCGGCTGCCGTGGATGCGGAGGACCTCGTCGATCTGGCTGCCGATGGTTTTGAACGGATGCAGGTTGCTCTGGGGATCCTGGAAGACGAACCCGATGTCCTTGCCCAGAATCTGGCGCAGCTCCCTGTCCGGCAGCGTCAGCAGGTCGCGGCCCGCGAAACGTACCGCGCCGGTGACGTCGGCGTTCGTCCCGAGCAGGCGGGTCGCGGCGAGCAGGGAAACGCTTTTCCCCGAACCTGATTCACCGACGATCGCCAGGGTCTGGCCCTCGTCGACCGCGAAGCTGAATGATTCGACGGCGCGCACCACCCGCCGGCCGGTGGCGCGATTTCCTGTGTGGAGGGTGACGGCCAGGTCGGAGACGTCAAACAGCGCCATCGTTCACCCATGTCATGATCGACACTGTCCGCGAACGACGCTGGTATGACACGAATTCCGATCAGCCGGAAGTTATGGCCGCGTCGACGATACGCTAGAAGTAGATCCCGGTGTGCGGTGCCTGGTCGGTGCGAAACAACCCGTCCGCCAGCGCAATCGCAGCAGGTCCGGTGGCCTTGGCCAGGCCTGCGAGTGCCAGCGTGCGCCATGACGTCGCGCCGAGCAAGGCGGCCGCGAGTCCGACCGGTCCGGTTTCGAGCGCCGCGGTGGCTGTACTCGGCCGAACTCCGTCGGCCGAGATCTCGAAGGTACCCGAGTTGTCCTGCAGCAGTGGGTCGCTGATGTGCAGCGTGATCGTCCCCGGGCCGGAATAGGTGCGTGCGTCCAGTGCCGCGGCGGCGTCGACCACGCGTAGCCACGTCTCGTCGCGGGTGCCGGTGACCCGTGCGGCGCGCCGATCGGTGAGCAGCCAGGGCAGCGGGTCGTCAAGGGGCAGCATCGTGAACACCAGCCGGTCGACCAGGTCGAGGTCAAGCAGGAACCGCAGCAACCCGGCGTAGGCCTCGGTGGTCGGGGCGAAGAGATCGTCGACCACGATGGTGCGTTGCTCGCTGACGAACCATCTGTCGGTGTCGACCGGGTGATACCGGACGAACCCCGTCTCGGCACCGGGGTCGCCATGCACCGCGACGTAGCGTGCCCCGGCGGTTCCCGCTGCGCGCAGCCGTTGGAGCTGCCACCACACCGCGGGCCGGGCGATGCTGCCGGGCCGGCTCGGGTGGTTCTCGGAGTAGATGCGCGGCAACACATCCCACGCCTGGCTGGGATCGACGAGCCGCACCCGGCTGCCGCCCTCGACGCCGGCGCGTAACACTGCGCGCCGCCTGTCGACCTCCACGGTGCTCGACGTGCTGGCCACTCCGTATCCGAAACGCTCGTAGATGGTCGCTTCCGAGGCCCGCAGCGTGGCGACCACCTCGCCACGGGCCCTGATGTCGTGCAGCTGGCCCGCGAGCAGTGCGGTGGCGATACCGCGCCGTGTGTGCGACGGCAGCACGCCGACGTGGGTGACCGCCGCGTGGGGAACACGTCGGCCACCGGGCAGGGTAAGGCTGCTGCCGACCGCTTCGGTGGTGCCCACCAGCTCATCGCCGTCGAAGGCGCCCAGTACGCGTCCCGGCTCGGAGAGCTTGGCGATCTGCCCCGGTTCCAATCCGGTCAACGGCGCGAACCCGACCATCGCCGCGCGGAAGACGTTCGACGCCGTGAGGAGTTCGTCGTCGGTCCCGAGGGCACGGATCCGGTGCGTCACCACAGCCCGCGTGCCCGCAGCACCGCCCCGGCGCCCTCGGCGAACCAGAAGGCCTCCTCGATGTGAGGCTGCCCGGACAGGATGAAGTGGTCGATCCCGAGCGCGTGGTATTCCGCGATGCGGTCGGCCACCTCGGTGTGGCTGCCCACCAGAGCGGTACCCGCCCCGCCACGCACCAGACCGTATCCGGCCCACAGGTTGGGCGAGATCTCCAGATCGGAGGTGCGGCCGTCGTGCAGCGCGGTCATCCGGCGCTGGCCGACTGACTCCGACCGCGCGAACACCTCCTGCGCCGCGCGGATCCGGTCGTCGGAGATTCTCGACAGCAACCGTTCGGCGTGCGCCCATGCCTCGGCGGAGGTGTCACGGCTGATCACGTGCAGCCGGATCCCGAACTGCAGCGTGCGGCCGTGCGCAGCAGCCCGGGCCCGTAACCGGTCCAACCGTTCCGCGATCTGCGCCGGTGTCTCACCCCACGCGAGGTAGGTGTCGACGTGCTCGGCGGCCACCTCCTCGGCGGCTCCCGACGCACCCCCGAAGAAGATCTGGGGCGGATCCCAGTCGCCGAAATCGATGCGGGCGCCGTCGATCTGGTAGTGGTCGCCGGAGAAGTCGAAGGTCGTGCCGTGCGGCGCGGAGCTGACGCCACGCAGTACCGACAGGAATTCCCCTGTGCGGCGGTACCGTTCGTCGTGGTCGAGGTGGTCGCCGAAGCGCGCCTGCTCTACCGGGTCGCCGCCGGTGACGATGTTGAGCAGCAGCCGCCCGCCGGACACCCGCTGAAACGTGGCCGCCTGATGTGCGGCCAGGGTGGGTGAGATGAAACCGGGCCGGAACGCGACCAGGAACTTCAGCCGTGAGGTGACCTGGCTGAGCGCCGCGGTGGTGATCCACGCGTCCTCGCACCACGTCCCGGTCGGGGTCAGCACCGCTTCGAATCCGAGAAGCTCGGCGGTGCGCGCGATCTCGCCGAGGTAGGCGATCGTCGGCGGTCGGATCCCGCCCGCCGACGGCCCGAGGTGGGAATCGTCGCCGGAGCCGACGATCTCGCGGCTGTCCCCGTTTGTCGGCAGGTACCAGTGCAGGTGAATACTCATCGCCGGTGTCCTCAGAACGCCGGGTAGACGTCGCCGCCGGGCCAGCGCTGCTCGATGAACTCCTTGGTCTGCGGGCTGTGCAGCAGCTCGTCGAGCTTGACGATGCTCGGATCGTCCTTGTTGTCCTCGCGGCTGGCCAGGAAGTTGGCGTACGGATTGTTGTCCGTGGACTCGACGATCAGTGCGTCCTTGAGCGTGTACCCGGCCTCGAGGAAGTAATTGCCGTTCAGGATCGCGAGGTCCACGTCGGGAACGGCCTTGGCCTGCAGATCCGGTGCCGCTTCGATGAACCGGAAGTTCTTCGGGTTGCCGACGGTCTTGACGTTGACCGGTCCCTCGGCAGGGAGCGTCACCAGACCCTTGGTCTGCAGCAGCGCCAGGGCCCTGGCCTGGTTGCTGCCGTCGTCGGTGATGCTGATGCGCGCTCCGTCGGGCAACTGCTCGACGGAGGTGAACGTGTCCGAGAACGCTGCATACGGCTCGATGTGCACACCCGGGAACGCATGCAGCTGGTAGCCGAAATCGGCGACCTGCTCGTCGAAGTATGGCTTGTGCTGGAAGTAGTTGGCGTCGATGTCGTTCTCGGCCAGCCACCGGTTTCCGAGTGAGTAGTCGTCGAAGACGCGGATGTCGAAGTCGAGGCCGGCGTCCTTGGCGGGGCCGTTCTTGATGAACTCGAGGATCTCGGCGTGCGGCACCTGGGTGGCCGCGACGGTGATGTGGTCTTTCTTGCCTTCACCACCGAGCCACAGGAAGGCGGCGACCGCGACCACCACCACGACGACGGCGGCCAGCGCCAGATACAGCGGTGTCCGTCGCGTGGGTGGTCCGGCCGGGGGAGTCGTGGTCATCAGGGTGTGTCCTTTCCTGTCAGGTTGCGACAGTTGGTGTTTCGTCGGTGCGTGACCGATGGTCGGTGCGGCGGGCGAAGAAATCGCCGACCACTTGGAAGGTCTGGGCGAGAAGGATCAACAACAGCACGGTCGACCACAGCACCGGCCCGTCGTAGGACCGCGCACCGTAGCGAATCGCGAGGTCTCCGAGGCCGCCGCCGCCGATCACACCCGCCAGCGCCGAGAATCCCAGCAGCGCGATGATGGTGATGGTGAGTCCGGCGATGATGCCGCTGATCGACTCGGGCAGAAGTGTTTTCGTGATGATCTGCCACCGGGTGGCGCCGACGACGCGCGCCGCGTCGATCTTGCCCGCATCGACCTCGCGCAGGGACGCCTCGACCAGCCGCGCGAAGAACGGGATCGTGCCGATGGTCAGCGGCACCATCGCCGCGACGGTGCCGAGGCTGGATCCGACCAGCAGCCGGCCCAGCGGCCACAGCGCGATCACCAGTACCAGAAACGGCAGTGAACGCGTCACGTTGACGACGACGCCGAGGGTGCTGTTGAGCCAGCGCACCGGAGACAGCCCGCCCGGGGACGTGGCGTAGAGGAGCACGCCCAGCGGTATTCCGAACAGCACGACGAACACGAACGGGACGAACACGAGCTGCAGCGTTTCGTTCAGTGCGACGGGGACGGCGTCGGTCTTGAGCAGGATCGAGTCGTCGATCCATTCGGCGAAGGCACTCACGCGGGCACCTCGGCGACGGTGAAGCCGAGCCGGTGCCGTTCGAACCACCGCGCGTACTCGGTGACGCGCTCGGGGGCGGAGCGGTCTGTTGCGGACAGCACGAGCTGGAACTGCGACACCGTCTGCTGGCCGAGGCGAAGCACCTCGCCGTCGATGATCCGCACGTCTGTGTCGAGTTCGCGTGCCAGTGTGCTGATGAACGACGCCGACGCGTCGGCGCCGGCGACCACATTGACTATCAGTTCGCCGTCGGCGGGGTGCGGGGCAGCGCCCAGCGGCGGCAGCAGCCCGGACCCGGGATCGGCGGCCACGTCGGCGAGCGGACCCTGTACGACCACCCGGCCCTCGTCGAGAACCGCGACGCGGTCGGCGATCTGACGCACGATCGCCAGGTCGTGGGTGATGAGCAGGATGGTCACGTCGAGTTCGTCGCGCAGGTCGGTGAGCAGGGTCAGGATCTCTTGTGTGGTCGCCGGATCCAGCGCGCTGGTGGGTTCGTCGGCGAGGATCACGCTCGGTCGCGCTGCGAGCGCCCGCGCGATCCCGATCCGTTGCCGCTGACCACCGGACAGCTGGGCCGGATAGCTCTCGCCGCGGGTGCCCAGTCCGACCAGCTCCAGCAGTTCCTGGGCGCGGTGCCAGCGCGCCGTCCGGTCCCAACCCGCGATCTCCAGCGGGAACTCGATGTTCGCCCGGGCGGTGCGGTTGTCGAGCAGGTTCGCCGATTGGAAGACGTTGCCGAGGCGGCGGCGCGCGGTCCGCAGTTCCCGCTCCGGTAACGCCGTCAGGTCCTGTCCGTCGAGGACCACCCGGCCTCGCGTCGGCCGTTCCAGCAGAGCGATGTTACGGACCAGCGTGCTCTTGCCCGACCCGCTGCTGCCGACGACCCCGAGGATCGCGCCCTGTTCGACGGAGATGGATACGCCGTCGAGCGCGCGGGTGCTGCCGTAGACCTTCGTCAGGTCTTCGGTGTAGATGGACATATTTTCCTCGCTGTCGAGAGCCTGTGCCGCGACGGGCCTAGACATTCAGACCGAGAAACGCTGCGGTGCACAGAGTTCTGGTCAGCGAGGTTCAAAGTTGCCGTTCGTCAGCCTGCGCCGGCGAACGACTGCGCCCTGCTGCCCCTGATCAGCGCACCCCAGGCGTTGAACGCCTCCGCGTGATCGGCGGTCGCCGCGCCGCTGGCGACCGCGACCAGCCCGGACGCGATCGCGCCGAGACCGAGGCCGGTCTGGTGGACGACACGCACCAGCTCCTCGAACGCCTGGGTGCGCGAGCATCCCCGCAGTCCGATGAGGATGCCCACGGCGTTGTCGATGACTTGACGAGATGTCTCGTCTGCTCCGGTGAGACTCATCTCACCGATGCTGCGCCGCAGCGGCGGCCTCGGCGAGCATTCTGCGCGGGCAGACGCGAATCTCCCGCGCGGCCGTCACACCGGGGCGTTGGCGGGCTGGAACACCCCGGAGCTGTCGGCCTCCTCCTCGGCGCGGATCACGTGGACCACGGCGTTGATCAGCGCCAGATGGGTGAACGCCTGCGGGAAGTTGCCCAGGTGCCTGCCGGTGCGCGGCTCGATTTCCTCGGCGTAGAGGTGCAGCGGGCTCGCGAACGACAGCAGCCGTTCGCACAGATGCCGGGCCCGGTCGATCTCGCCGATCTCGACGAGCGCCGACACCAGCCAGAACGAGCAGATCGTGAAGGTGCCCTCCTCGCCGGACAGGCCGTCGTCGGTCTCCTCGGTCCGGTAGCGCAACACCAGACCCTCCTCGGTGAGCTCCTCGGCGATCGCGAGCACCGTGGCCCGGATCCTCGGATCGTCGGGCGGCAGGAACCGGGTCAGCACCGCCAGCAGCAGCGACGCATCCAGCGCCGGATCCCCGTAGCGCTGGGTCAGCACCCCGCGCTTGTCCACGCCGTGTTCGAGGATGTCGGCCTTGATCTCCTCGGCGATCTCGCGCCACTGCTGGGCGTAGGACTTCTCGCCCTCCAGGTCGGCGAGCTTGGCGCCACGGTCGAGGGCCACCCAGCACATGATCTTGCTGGACGTGAAGTGCTGGGGCTCGCCGCGGACCTCCCAGATCCCGCGGTCGGGTTCGCGCCAGTGTTTGATCGCTTCCTCGACCTGCTCGCGCAGGACCGGCCACAGCGTCTCGGGGATCTGCTCGCGGGATTTGGTGTGCAGATAGACCGAATCGAGCATGGTGCCCCAGATGTCGTGCTGCATCTGGTTGTAGGCGCCATTGCCGATGCGCACCGGCCGGGCGTTGTCGTAGCCCGACAGGTGGTTGAGTTCCTCCTCGACCAGGCTGCGCTCACCGCCGACGCCGTACATCACCTGCAGCGGGTGCCGCTCACCGTTGTTCGCGCCGGACACGTCGGCGATGAACGCGAAGAAGTCGTCGGCCTCGCGGTCCAGCCCGAGTGTGTAGAGCCCCCACAGCGCGAACGTCGAGTCCCGGACCCACGCGTACCGGTAGTCCCAGTTGCGTTCGCCCTGAGGTGTTTCCGGCAGCGACGTGGTCGGCGCGGCCAGCAGCGCGCCGGTCGGGGAATAGGTCAGCCCCTTCAATGTCAGCGCGCTGCGCTGCAGATACGCCCGCCACGGATGGTCGGGGAAGTCGCCGACGTTGATCCACTGCCGCCAGCATTCGCTGGTCTTCCACATCTTGTCGGCGGCCTCGTCGAAGTTCTGCGGCGCCGGATGCTTGGACCAGCTCAGCGCGACGAAGACGTTGTCGCCCTCTTTCAGGCGCGTCCGGGCCCTGGCCTCCCGGCCCTCCAGGCCGATGCGCAGGTTGGTGGTCAGCCGCAGCGTCGGGTGTGAGTCGGGGTTCTTGGTGGCCCGCGCGATCGCCTCGCCGTAGGCATGCGCCGAGTACTCCCAGTGCGCGCTGGTGCGGTGGTAGTCGAACGACGGCTCGCAGCTCATCACCAGCTCGACGGTGCCGCTGACGCACCGCACGGTGCGCAGCAGGATGTGCTCGGCGTCCCAGTCCATCGGGGTCCGGCGATGGGTGCGCGACCGGGTCTCCAGGTCGTGCCAGGGCCCCATCACCAGCGCGTCCCGCACGATGAGCCAGCCGGTGTGGGTCTGCCACGTCGTCTCGAGGATGAGGCTTCCGGGCAGGTAGCGCCGCGCGGCCGGAACGGACACGCCGTAGGGGCCGAGCCGGAAGTGGCCGGCGCCGCGGTCCAGGATCGCGCCGAACACGCTCGGGGAATCCGGCCGCGGCACGCACAGCCATTCCACTGATCCGGCCGACGAGATCAGGCATTGGGTCTCGCAGTCGGACAGGAACGCGTAGTCGGCGATCGGCGGGAAAGGATTGCGCAGCGGGCCGTGGCTGTAGTTCATCGTCGGCGACGGGAGTGTCAGGGCCGACGACTCACCGTTGGACGACAGGGCCTCGGACGCATCGGACTGCGGCAAAACCATTCGCACATCATCGACTGTCCGGCGCCCCGGCGTCTACCGGAACAAACCCGGTGTCTGGACCGCGGTGCGGGCGCATAGTCTGGCCGGGTGGACGGCTTCCTCAACTGGTGGGATGGAGTGGAGCTGTGGCTGTCCGGTCTGCCGTTCGTCGCGCAGACGGTGGTGGTGATGCCCGTGGTGCTGACCCTGGCCTACGTCACCGCAGTCGTTCTCGACGCGCTGCTGGGCACCGGGATCAAAGGGCTGCGGGTTGTGCGCCGGGCCCGGCGCACCCACGAGGGCATGGTGAGAGACGGCACCGTGAGAGATGGTGTGAGTGATACCGAAAGGGGCGATCGATGACGGGGATGCCGCGCTCGCGGGTGACGCTGGCGCTGGTCGCGTTGATCGTCCTGGTCATCGTGATGTGGCTGCTGACGAGATGACAGTTCACAGCTTCTGTTATTCTTCGCGCCATGCAACCGGCGTCCGGCAACAAGAGCGGTCACATCGTGGCCCTCATTGCCGTGGGTTTTGCTGCCGTTGCTGATGTCTGTTGTTGTCGCTGACACCCTGCCCGTTCGTGGCTCGGGGTCGGCGATGGCTGGGGCGTATCTGCCCTCGGTACTGAGCCTGCCTTTC carries:
- a CDS encoding Ms4533A family Cys-rich leader peptide is translated as MQPASGNKSGHIVALIAVGFAAVADVCCCR
- a CDS encoding LLM class flavin-dependent oxidoreductase, which codes for MSIHLHWYLPTNGDSREIVGSGDDSHLGPSAGGIRPPTIAYLGEIARTAELLGFEAVLTPTGTWCEDAWITTAALSQVTSRLKFLVAFRPGFISPTLAAHQAATFQRVSGGRLLLNIVTGGDPVEQARFGDHLDHDERYRRTGEFLSVLRGVSSAPHGTTFDFSGDHYQIDGARIDFGDWDPPQIFFGGASGAAEEVAAEHVDTYLAWGETPAQIAERLDRLRARAAAHGRTLQFGIRLHVISRDTSAEAWAHAERLLSRISDDRIRAAQEVFARSESVGQRRMTALHDGRTSDLEISPNLWAGYGLVRGGAGTALVGSHTEVADRIAEYHALGIDHFILSGQPHIEEAFWFAEGAGAVLRARGLW
- a CDS encoding methionine ABC transporter ATP-binding protein, whose amino-acid sequence is MSIYTEDLTKVYGSTRALDGVSISVEQGAILGVVGSSGSGKSTLVRNIALLERPTRGRVVLDGQDLTALPERELRTARRRLGNVFQSANLLDNRTARANIEFPLEIAGWDRTARWHRAQELLELVGLGTRGESYPAQLSGGQRQRIGIARALAARPSVILADEPTSALDPATTQEILTLLTDLRDELDVTILLITHDLAIVRQIADRVAVLDEGRVVVQGPLADVAADPGSGLLPPLGAAPHPADGELIVNVVAGADASASFISTLARELDTDVRIIDGEVLRLGQQTVSQFQLVLSATDRSAPERVTEYARWFERHRLGFTVAEVPA
- a CDS encoding glycoside hydrolase family 15 protein, translated to MVLPQSDASEALSSNGESSALTLPSPTMNYSHGPLRNPFPPIADYAFLSDCETQCLISSAGSVEWLCVPRPDSPSVFGAILDRGAGHFRLGPYGVSVPAARRYLPGSLILETTWQTHTGWLIVRDALVMGPWHDLETRSRTHRRTPMDWDAEHILLRTVRCVSGTVELVMSCEPSFDYHRTSAHWEYSAHAYGEAIARATKNPDSHPTLRLTTNLRIGLEGREARARTRLKEGDNVFVALSWSKHPAPQNFDEAADKMWKTSECWRQWINVGDFPDHPWRAYLQRSALTLKGLTYSPTGALLAAPTTSLPETPQGERNWDYRYAWVRDSTFALWGLYTLGLDREADDFFAFIADVSGANNGERHPLQVMYGVGGERSLVEEELNHLSGYDNARPVRIGNGAYNQMQHDIWGTMLDSVYLHTKSREQIPETLWPVLREQVEEAIKHWREPDRGIWEVRGEPQHFTSSKIMCWVALDRGAKLADLEGEKSYAQQWREIAEEIKADILEHGVDKRGVLTQRYGDPALDASLLLAVLTRFLPPDDPRIRATVLAIAEELTEEGLVLRYRTEETDDGLSGEEGTFTICSFWLVSALVEIGEIDRARHLCERLLSFASPLHLYAEEIEPRTGRHLGNFPQAFTHLALINAVVHVIRAEEEADSSGVFQPANAPV
- a CDS encoding MetQ/NlpA family ABC transporter substrate-binding protein, yielding MTTTPPAGPPTRRTPLYLALAAVVVVVVAVAAFLWLGGEGKKDHITVAATQVPHAEILEFIKNGPAKDAGLDFDIRVFDDYSLGNRWLAENDIDANYFQHKPYFDEQVADFGYQLHAFPGVHIEPYAAFSDTFTSVEQLPDGARISITDDGSNQARALALLQTKGLVTLPAEGPVNVKTVGNPKNFRFIEAAPDLQAKAVPDVDLAILNGNYFLEAGYTLKDALIVESTDNNPYANFLASREDNKDDPSIVKLDELLHSPQTKEFIEQRWPGGDVYPAF
- a CDS encoding methionine ABC transporter permease, whose amino-acid sequence is MSAFAEWIDDSILLKTDAVPVALNETLQLVFVPFVFVVLFGIPLGVLLYATSPGGLSPVRWLNSTLGVVVNVTRSLPFLVLVIALWPLGRLLVGSSLGTVAAMVPLTIGTIPFFARLVEASLREVDAGKIDAARVVGATRWQIITKTLLPESISGIIAGLTITIIALLGFSALAGVIGGGGLGDLAIRYGARSYDGPVLWSTVLLLILLAQTFQVVGDFFARRTDHRSRTDETPTVAT
- a CDS encoding ABC transporter permease — protein: MSRLLVPSPGGGELSAGPARTRWRSWYADPGLVFGAVLVGLVLLAALSAPLVAALVGHGPTDQFPDDTLDDAGLPITGGNGFLFGADGSGRDVFIRTLYGARISLGIGIPATTIAMLLGVVVGLAGGYFGGRVDAVLSELTNIALAFPFLVTALSVVTLNRGTAGTTLVDPVVVVIGIIALFSWTYFARLVRNSVIEIKAKPFVLAAIGAGSSHARVIVTEILPNVAPTVIIYWAVQLPTNIVAEASLSYLGVGIKAPTPSWGTMIANAQDSALYQVQPLMLIAPAVGLFVTVLGFNVLSTRLRSRFDPSSAG
- a CDS encoding GNAT family N-acetyltransferase translates to MTHRIRALGTDDELLTASNVFRAAMVGFAPLTGLEPGQIAKLSEPGRVLGAFDGDELVGTTEAVGSSLTLPGGRRVPHAAVTHVGVLPSHTRRGIATALLAGQLHDIRARGEVVATLRASEATIYERFGYGVASTSSTVEVDRRRAVLRAGVEGGSRVRLVDPSQAWDVLPRIYSENHPSRPGSIARPAVWWQLQRLRAAGTAGARYVAVHGDPGAETGFVRYHPVDTDRWFVSEQRTIVVDDLFAPTTEAYAGLLRFLLDLDLVDRLVFTMLPLDDPLPWLLTDRRAARVTGTRDETWLRVVDAAAALDARTYSGPGTITLHISDPLLQDNSGTFEISADGVRPSTATAALETGPVGLAAALLGATSWRTLALAGLAKATGPAAIALADGLFRTDQAPHTGIYF
- a CDS encoding dipeptide ABC transporter ATP-binding protein, encoding MALFDVSDLAVTLHTGNRATGRRVVRAVESFSFAVDEGQTLAIVGESGSGKSVSLLAATRLLGTNADVTGAVRFAGRDLLTLPDRELRQILGKDIGFVFQDPQSNLHPFKTIGSQIDEVLRIHGSRTRRARRARAVALLDEVGIARPEKAYASYPAEFSGGMRQRAMIAIAIAHNPALIIADEPTTALDVSVQAGILRLLARLQAEHRTAVVFVSHDLGVVHEIADTVVVVKDGRVVESAAREQIYGDPQQPYTRELLDASLVHSIDAAPSIGTPPDRQDNPLLTVRGLRKSYRERGRHRRRRTVVENLDFTLHRGEIVGLVGESGSGKSTVGRIIAGLQYADAGEITLAGTTFPTSASDGIPRLPAATRRTVQLVFQDPYSSLNPRRTVAESLAAPLLAQREPREYITGQVERAADAARLPRALMERHPAELSGGQRQRVAIARALVLAPRLIVADEALSSLDVTTQSEILALIRRLADEEDTAFLFITHDLGVVSSVAHRVIVLGPDGVEEIGDTAEVFAAPQSSYTRALIDAVPRLDARVS
- a CDS encoding ANTAR domain-containing protein; the protein is MSLTGADETSRQVIDNAVGILIGLRGCSRTQAFEELVRVVHQTGLGLGAIASGLVAVASGAATADHAEAFNAWGALIRGSRAQSFAGAG